One segment of Pandoraea pnomenusa DNA contains the following:
- a CDS encoding DUF2471 family protein: MEIIDWDQLALSAAERDLAGIVREIAVRYAQHRANAQHESPDVGENGAASDAEPAMTLDWRTLLAIADEAEADIGLHARHEPWVLARLLRLPGDEALRRDGDLPPLDAHVDLQWPDAPAPAVFRAIVAAFAGDDPADDDAPLRAGASVLSAAARSGNPSCNAS; the protein is encoded by the coding sequence ATGGAAATCATCGACTGGGACCAACTGGCGCTGAGCGCCGCCGAGCGCGACCTTGCCGGCATCGTGCGCGAAATCGCGGTGCGCTACGCGCAACATCGCGCCAACGCACAGCATGAATCGCCGGACGTGGGCGAGAACGGTGCCGCCTCCGACGCCGAACCGGCGATGACGCTGGACTGGCGAACGCTGCTCGCGATCGCCGACGAGGCGGAGGCCGACATCGGCCTGCATGCACGGCACGAACCGTGGGTACTCGCGCGTTTGTTGCGCCTGCCTGGCGATGAGGCACTGCGCCGCGACGGCGATCTGCCGCCGCTCGATGCCCACGTGGACCTGCAATGGCCGGATGCGCCGGCACCGGCCGTTTTCCGCGCCATCGTCGCGGCGTTCGCCGGCGACGATCCGGCGGACGACGACGCACCGCTGCGCGCCGGGGCCTCCGTGCTGTCTGCCGCCGCGCGCTCCGGCAACCCCTCGTGCAACGCGTCGTGA
- a CDS encoding ABC transporter permease, with product MRRESPWQQGLREFLRSRSAVLGLVVLVVLIAAALAAPWITPQNPYDLMQLDVMDARLAPATVNGLGTYTYWLGTDGQGRDLLSGIIYGLRISLGVGVGSALIAGMLGTVLGLVAAYAGGRVDAFIMRLVDLLLSFPSILVALMILAYVGKGIGNVVLTLVVLEWAYFARTARAQALVESRREYVEAARCQAIPDWRIVLGHILPNCLPPLIVVGSLQVARAITLEATLSFLGLGVPITEPSLGLLIANGYQTMLSGEYWISLYPGLALLVTVVAINLVGDRLRDVFNPRLQK from the coding sequence ATGCGCCGCGAATCGCCCTGGCAGCAGGGTCTGCGCGAATTCCTTCGCTCCCGGAGCGCCGTGCTCGGCCTGGTGGTGCTCGTCGTGCTCATCGCGGCCGCGCTCGCCGCCCCGTGGATCACGCCGCAGAACCCCTACGACCTGATGCAACTCGACGTGATGGACGCGCGCCTTGCGCCGGCCACGGTCAACGGCCTGGGCACCTATACCTACTGGCTCGGCACCGACGGTCAGGGCCGAGACCTGCTCTCAGGCATCATTTACGGTCTGCGCATCAGCCTGGGCGTGGGCGTCGGCTCGGCGCTGATCGCGGGCATGCTCGGCACGGTCCTCGGGCTCGTGGCCGCCTACGCGGGCGGCCGTGTCGACGCCTTCATCATGCGTCTGGTCGATCTGCTGCTCTCGTTCCCGTCGATCCTCGTGGCGCTGATGATCCTCGCCTACGTGGGCAAGGGTATCGGCAACGTGGTGCTCACGCTCGTGGTGCTCGAATGGGCCTACTTCGCGCGCACCGCACGCGCCCAGGCGCTCGTGGAGTCGCGCCGCGAATACGTGGAGGCCGCGCGCTGCCAGGCGATTCCGGACTGGCGCATCGTGCTCGGGCATATCCTGCCGAACTGCCTGCCGCCGCTCATCGTGGTGGGTTCGCTGCAGGTCGCGCGCGCCATCACGCTCGAGGCCACGCTGTCGTTCCTCGGTCTGGGCGTGCCGATCACCGAGCCGTCGCTCGGCCTGCTCATCGCCAACGGCTACCAGACGATGCTCTCGGGCGAATACTGGATCAGTCTCTATCCCGGCCTCGCACTGCTCGTGACGGTCGTCGCCATCAATCTCGTGGGCGATCGCCTGCGCGACGTATTCAATCCAAGGTTGCAGAAATGA
- a CDS encoding glutathione S-transferase family protein → MLTLYTFGPAFGLPDASPFVVKAEMLLKLAGLPYQTDRGGFRRAPKGKLPYIDDDGEIVADSTLIRLHIERKYGFDFDAALTPAQRGAAWMFEKALEDHFYWHVVQARWCDDANFAKGPAAFFKAVPWPVRPLAQAFIRRKIRNTLHGQGTGRFTPPEQAQLLRRGTQAAAQLLGDKPYFFGSTPCGADATAFGFIAAAASPHFDMTLRDEIAMHPNLMDYVKRLRREFFPVVEDAVRA, encoded by the coding sequence ATGCTGACCCTGTACACGTTCGGCCCGGCATTTGGGCTCCCCGACGCGAGCCCGTTCGTCGTCAAGGCCGAGATGCTCCTGAAGCTCGCGGGGCTGCCGTACCAGACGGATCGCGGCGGATTTCGGCGCGCGCCCAAAGGCAAACTGCCCTACATCGACGACGATGGCGAAATCGTGGCGGACTCGACGCTGATCCGGCTGCATATCGAGCGCAAGTACGGGTTCGATTTCGACGCGGCGCTCACGCCCGCGCAGCGTGGCGCTGCGTGGATGTTCGAAAAGGCGCTGGAGGATCACTTCTATTGGCACGTGGTGCAGGCGCGCTGGTGCGACGACGCGAACTTCGCCAAGGGGCCCGCCGCGTTCTTCAAGGCGGTGCCGTGGCCGGTGCGTCCGCTGGCCCAGGCATTCATTCGTCGCAAGATCCGCAATACGCTGCACGGTCAGGGCACGGGCCGCTTCACGCCGCCGGAACAGGCGCAGTTGCTCCGGCGCGGCACCCAGGCCGCGGCGCAACTGTTGGGCGACAAACCTTACTTTTTCGGCAGCACGCCGTGCGGTGCGGACGCCACGGCGTTCGGCTTCATCGCCGCCGCGGCATCCCCGCACTTCGACATGACATTGCGCGACGAAATCGCCATGCACCCGAATCTGATGGATTACGTGAAGCGATTGCGTCGGGAATTCTTCCCCGTCGTGGAGGACGCCGTGCGCGCCTGA
- a CDS encoding 3'-5' exonuclease family protein has product MQDFAVDEANDSFREAPDPDALARSLPAAMVFVDLETTGGNALEDRITEIGVVEVGPHGIEQWSTLLDPAEPIPPFIQQLTGITNEMVRGQPSFATLAQGLAERLHGKLFVAHNARFDYGFLKNEFKRAGIAFQADVLCTVRLSRLLFPSAARHGLDALIARFGLTPMGRHRALADAELLWQFWQKLHTIYAPELIEQAVQRVTKRSSQPPQLPDEAIDALPSRPGVYLFYGEGDTLLYVGKSVDIRARVRSHFSSDHQVAKDLRISQEIRRVEARPTVGELGALLLESQLVKQLQPVHNRMLRRASSLYSWQFPPDTDTPRLVSAKTVDFADAQALFGTFSSRTRAESALRALADEHRLCCAQLGLEKIAPGRPCFGYQVKRCDGVCVGEASLEAHNERVREALATLQLETWPYDGPIAIEEHGPGEHAAETAYHVIDRWQYLGSVTSADALDGLLERMPAVTGFDPDIYRLLGRRLAASATGHFAGKPGSVDNRRARSGRPVGTTGGVSGGAAVEGAVEGAVESMIERAAGSAAASAGTGNEDAGRNGEARAPATRKPLAPLVVLRLIRPTFRLSPDDPPEAVAPKPRSMALQRRRQPCPEDPAQLRLPFDAH; this is encoded by the coding sequence GTGCAAGATTTCGCGGTCGACGAGGCTAACGATTCCTTCCGCGAGGCGCCGGATCCGGATGCGCTGGCGCGCTCGCTGCCCGCAGCGATGGTCTTCGTCGATCTCGAGACAACGGGCGGCAATGCGCTGGAGGATCGCATCACGGAGATCGGCGTCGTCGAAGTCGGCCCGCATGGAATCGAGCAGTGGAGCACCCTGCTCGATCCGGCCGAGCCAATTCCGCCCTTCATCCAGCAACTCACGGGTATCACCAACGAAATGGTGCGTGGCCAGCCGTCTTTCGCCACGTTGGCGCAGGGGCTCGCCGAACGCCTTCACGGCAAGCTGTTCGTCGCGCACAACGCCCGCTTCGATTACGGTTTTCTCAAGAACGAATTCAAGCGCGCAGGCATTGCATTTCAGGCCGACGTCCTTTGCACGGTGCGCTTGTCTCGCCTTCTGTTCCCTTCGGCCGCCCGTCACGGGCTCGATGCCCTCATCGCCCGATTCGGCCTCACACCGATGGGTCGCCACCGCGCACTTGCCGACGCCGAACTGCTCTGGCAGTTCTGGCAGAAGCTCCACACGATCTACGCCCCCGAGCTGATCGAGCAGGCCGTCCAGCGCGTCACGAAGCGATCGAGCCAACCTCCCCAGTTGCCGGACGAAGCCATCGACGCGCTGCCGAGCCGCCCTGGCGTGTATCTCTTCTACGGCGAAGGCGATACGCTTCTCTACGTCGGCAAGAGCGTCGACATTCGCGCGCGGGTACGCTCGCATTTCTCCAGCGATCACCAGGTCGCGAAAGACCTGCGGATCTCGCAGGAGATCCGTCGCGTGGAAGCCCGGCCGACAGTGGGGGAACTGGGGGCATTGCTGCTCGAATCGCAGCTCGTCAAGCAGTTGCAACCGGTGCACAACCGCATGCTTCGTCGCGCATCCAGCCTCTACAGCTGGCAATTCCCGCCCGACACCGATACGCCGCGACTGGTGAGCGCGAAGACCGTCGACTTCGCCGATGCCCAGGCGTTGTTCGGTACGTTTTCATCTCGCACTCGCGCGGAGAGCGCCCTTCGTGCACTGGCCGACGAGCACCGCCTTTGCTGCGCGCAACTCGGACTCGAGAAGATCGCGCCCGGACGCCCCTGCTTCGGCTATCAGGTCAAGCGATGCGATGGCGTCTGCGTGGGCGAGGCGTCGCTTGAGGCGCACAACGAGCGCGTCCGCGAGGCGCTCGCCACGCTGCAACTGGAAACGTGGCCGTACGACGGCCCCATCGCCATCGAAGAGCATGGCCCCGGCGAACACGCGGCCGAGACGGCCTATCACGTCATCGACCGTTGGCAGTATCTGGGCAGCGTGACATCCGCCGACGCCCTCGACGGTCTGCTCGAACGCATGCCGGCCGTGACCGGCTTCGACCCCGACATCTACCGGCTGCTCGGCAGACGTCTTGCCGCTTCGGCGACGGGTCACTTCGCCGGGAAGCCCGGGAGTGTCGACAATCGCCGCGCACGCAGCGGGCGACCGGTCGGAACGACCGGGGGTGTCTCGGGAGGCGCTGCTGTTGAGGGCGCCGTTGAGGGCGCGGTTGAGAGCATGATTGAGCGCGCGGCAGGAAGCGCGGCGGCGAGCGCGGGCACGGGAAATGAAGATGCCGGCCGAAACGGCGAAGCACGCGCACCGGCGACGCGCAAACCGCTCGCGCCGCTGGTTGTCCTGCGCCTCATCCGGCCGACCTTTCGGCTGAGTCCGGACGATCCCCCCGAAGCCGTCGCGCCAAAACCACGCAGTATGGCGTTGCAGCGTCGCCGCCAGCCGTGTCCGGAAGATCCGGCACAACTGCGCCTTCCCTTCGACGCACACTGA
- a CDS encoding flavin-containing monooxygenase, whose translation MTLSPTSATGLPALEARLRQDLAWLELPARRWVPERIFHGQSVLDVAIIGGGMAGLAAAASLTHLGVGAVIFDQSPRGFEGPWATTARMETLRSPKQLTGPALGLPALTFRAWFEAQFGLDAWEALDKIPRLQWMDYLRWYRDVLDIDVRNEHRITSVAPRGSDGLVALSVTSAEGDSTVYARHVVLATGRDGLGGPSVPGFARDLPRRFWAHSSDVLDYATLRGKRVGVIGAGASAMDSAATALEAGAASVDMLIRRADIPRVNKGKGAGNPGLTHGHVNLPDDWKWRIRHYVNAQQVPPPRGSTLRVSRHDNARFNLGAPILDVAPAGDALHVRTAKGTFVLDFLVFATGFRIDIEGRPEFAPFARFVRKWGDRYSPAPGDEDAELFDSPDLGPTFEFLEKTPGACPGLERIHCFCAPATLSHGAVSGDIPAVSEGAKRLAQGLAGTFYREDVAYHYANMQAYAEPEVYGDEWTPAPPPAPPSAPDNAANGEERIA comes from the coding sequence ATGACCTTGTCCCCGACATCCGCCACCGGCCTGCCCGCGCTCGAAGCGCGTCTGCGTCAGGACCTCGCCTGGCTCGAACTGCCCGCCAGGCGCTGGGTGCCCGAACGCATCTTCCACGGCCAGTCCGTGCTGGACGTGGCCATCATCGGTGGCGGCATGGCGGGTCTGGCGGCCGCGGCCTCGCTCACGCATCTCGGGGTAGGCGCCGTGATCTTCGACCAGTCGCCGCGAGGCTTCGAAGGCCCATGGGCGACCACCGCCCGCATGGAAACGCTACGCTCGCCCAAGCAACTCACCGGCCCTGCGCTCGGCCTGCCCGCGCTCACGTTCCGCGCCTGGTTCGAGGCCCAGTTCGGTCTCGACGCCTGGGAGGCGCTCGACAAGATCCCGCGCCTGCAATGGATGGATTACCTTCGCTGGTATCGCGACGTGCTCGACATCGACGTGCGTAATGAGCATCGCATCACGTCCGTCGCGCCGCGTGGCAGCGACGGCCTGGTAGCGCTGTCGGTCACATCGGCCGAAGGCGATTCGACGGTCTACGCGCGCCATGTAGTGCTGGCAACCGGCCGCGACGGCCTGGGCGGCCCGAGCGTGCCCGGCTTCGCGCGTGACCTGCCGCGCCGCTTCTGGGCGCATTCGTCGGACGTGCTGGACTACGCGACGCTGCGCGGCAAGCGTGTCGGCGTGATCGGCGCCGGCGCATCGGCCATGGACAGCGCAGCCACCGCGCTCGAAGCCGGCGCGGCCAGTGTCGACATGCTCATTCGCCGCGCCGACATTCCGCGCGTCAACAAGGGCAAGGGGGCCGGCAACCCGGGCCTCACGCATGGTCACGTCAATCTGCCGGACGACTGGAAGTGGCGCATCCGTCACTACGTCAACGCGCAGCAGGTCCCGCCCCCGCGCGGCAGCACCTTGCGCGTCTCACGTCACGACAACGCGCGCTTCAACCTCGGCGCGCCGATTCTCGACGTCGCGCCGGCCGGCGACGCCCTGCACGTACGCACCGCCAAGGGCACCTTCGTGCTGGACTTCCTCGTGTTCGCCACGGGCTTTCGCATCGATATCGAAGGGCGTCCGGAATTCGCGCCGTTCGCCAGGTTCGTGCGCAAGTGGGGCGACCGCTATTCGCCCGCGCCAGGCGACGAAGACGCCGAACTGTTCGACTCGCCCGACCTCGGCCCAACGTTCGAGTTTCTGGAAAAGACGCCCGGCGCATGCCCGGGCCTCGAGCGCATCCACTGCTTCTGTGCGCCCGCGACACTCTCGCATGGCGCGGTCTCGGGCGACATCCCGGCCGTGAGCGAAGGCGCGAAGCGTCTGGCCCAGGGGCTGGCCGGCACCTTCTATCGGGAAGACGTCGCGTATCACTACGCCAACATGCAGGCGTATGCCGAGCCGGAGGTCTATGGTGACGAGTGGACCCCCGCGCCGCCGCCCGCGCCGCCGAGTGCGCCCGACAACGCCGCGAACGGCGAGGAGCGCATCGCATGA
- a CDS encoding ABC transporter ATP-binding protein codes for MPAPIVSLHGVSKRFGERRVGPVARVLERAGLAHPPTVVRAVDHVDLIVKPGEVVGLVGESGCGKSTLGRMLAGLLKPSSGEVQIHGRAADSLSERERRDARLKIQMIFQDPYASLNPRLRVDRIVGEGALVHGLTDRAGFDDYVSAQLQRAGLDPAMRHRYAHQFSGGQRQRIGIARALAVNPDLLVCDEAVAALDVSIQAQILNLFMDLREQLKLTYVFISHDLGVVEHLSDRVVIMYLGRVVESAPVAEVFRRPNHPYTQALLAEIPRIDVRHKTFSAIRGEIPSPIAPPGGCHFHPRCPHAMPRCRTEVPTLRGVAINHVSACHLNDT; via the coding sequence CTGCCCGCGCCCATCGTGTCGCTGCACGGGGTGAGCAAACGCTTCGGCGAGCGCCGCGTCGGCCCCGTCGCGCGGGTGCTCGAGCGCGCCGGACTCGCGCATCCGCCGACTGTCGTGCGGGCCGTCGATCACGTCGACCTCATCGTGAAGCCGGGCGAAGTCGTCGGGCTCGTCGGGGAATCGGGCTGCGGCAAGTCCACGCTCGGACGCATGCTCGCGGGCCTGCTCAAGCCATCGTCGGGCGAAGTCCAGATTCACGGACGCGCGGCCGACTCGCTCTCCGAGCGCGAGCGACGCGACGCACGGCTGAAGATCCAGATGATCTTTCAGGATCCGTACGCCAGCCTGAACCCGCGACTGCGCGTGGACCGCATCGTCGGCGAGGGCGCCCTCGTGCACGGCCTCACCGATCGCGCGGGCTTCGACGACTACGTGAGCGCCCAGTTGCAGCGCGCTGGACTCGATCCCGCCATGCGCCATCGCTATGCGCATCAGTTCAGCGGCGGTCAGCGCCAGCGCATCGGCATCGCCCGGGCGCTGGCCGTGAACCCGGACCTGCTGGTGTGCGACGAGGCCGTTGCAGCCCTCGACGTCTCGATCCAGGCGCAAATCCTGAATCTGTTCATGGACCTGCGCGAACAGTTGAAGCTGACGTACGTCTTCATCAGCCACGACCTCGGCGTGGTCGAGCACCTGTCCGATCGCGTGGTGATCATGTATCTCGGGCGCGTGGTCGAAAGTGCGCCGGTCGCGGAGGTCTTCCGCCGACCGAATCACCCGTACACACAGGCGTTGCTCGCCGAAATTCCGCGCATCGACGTGCGTCACAAGACGTTTTCGGCCATTCGCGGCGAAATCCCGAGCCCGATCGCGCCGCCGGGCGGCTGTCATTTTCATCCGCGATGCCCGCACGCCATGCCGCGGTGCCGCACCGAGGTCCCGACGCTGCGTGGCGTGGCCATCAACCACGTCAGCGCCTGTCACCTGAACGACACCTGA
- a CDS encoding LysR family transcriptional regulator: MELRQLEAFAAVMSTGSITAAGRLLGRSQPAITRMIQELEAEIGYALFTRSGPRVTPTEQGFLLFEDVEHVLAGLQQIRARADEIARGQSRPLHIAATSALAAGLVPAALALPGLAHDSAQIQMRSTSPEQVVHAVLTGAADIGVTSLPLEHRGIVVHWIGQSACVAAVRNDDPLARHDRLPLAECAGRRIITMQNPYRLRRRLDQAFSLAGVAPVGLIETNASINAMTAVRAGLGIAVLEPVTAYGLPLAGVAVRPIDADIPFFFGVITRDAREPSPAALAFVQALADAARALLPDFVQHAATEHAQVLQSLYGDLPAPKEASSS, from the coding sequence ATGGAACTACGCCAACTCGAAGCCTTCGCGGCAGTCATGTCGACCGGCAGCATCACCGCGGCCGGGCGTCTGCTCGGGCGCTCGCAACCCGCCATCACCCGCATGATTCAGGAGCTCGAAGCCGAGATCGGCTATGCGCTGTTCACGCGCAGCGGCCCGCGCGTCACGCCGACCGAGCAAGGTTTCCTGTTGTTCGAAGACGTCGAGCACGTGCTCGCCGGCCTCCAGCAGATTCGCGCACGCGCCGACGAAATCGCCCGTGGACAGTCGCGTCCGCTGCACATCGCCGCGACCTCGGCGCTTGCGGCGGGTCTGGTGCCCGCCGCCCTCGCCCTGCCCGGACTCGCGCATGACAGTGCTCAGATCCAGATGCGGAGCACCTCGCCCGAACAGGTCGTGCACGCGGTGCTGACCGGCGCCGCCGACATCGGCGTGACGAGCCTGCCCCTGGAACATCGCGGCATCGTGGTGCACTGGATAGGGCAGTCGGCCTGCGTGGCCGCCGTGCGCAACGACGACCCGCTGGCGCGCCACGACCGCCTGCCGCTGGCCGAATGCGCCGGACGGCGCATCATCACGATGCAGAATCCCTACCGCCTGCGCCGCCGCCTGGACCAGGCGTTCTCTCTGGCCGGTGTGGCACCCGTCGGTCTCATCGAGACCAACGCGTCGATCAATGCCATGACGGCCGTGCGCGCGGGGCTCGGCATCGCGGTGCTCGAGCCGGTGACCGCCTACGGCCTGCCGCTCGCCGGCGTGGCCGTGCGTCCGATCGATGCCGATATCCCGTTCTTCTTCGGCGTCATCACACGCGATGCGCGCGAACCTTCGCCTGCCGCGCTCGCCTTCGTGCAGGCCCTGGCTGACGCCGCCCGAGCGCTGCTGCCCGATTTCGTGCAACACGCCGCCACCGAACACGCCCAAGTCCTGCAGTCGCTTTACGGCGATCTGCCCGCTCCCAAGGAAGCCTCGTCGTCATGA
- a CDS encoding ABC transporter ATP-binding protein produces the protein MSSPSSAASSPLTLEVRNLRTQFVTRAGTLPAVDDVSFSLTPGHIMGLVGESGSGKSVTGFSIMGLVDAPGRIVGGEVLFQGRDLTKMAPAELRHLQGNRIAMIFQDPMMTLNPVLRVDAQMIEAVRAHQKVSKAQARELARDTLGMMGIPSPDERLRAYPHQLSGGMRQRVAIAIAMLHRPDLIIADEPTTALDVTIQAQILSEVQKLARQHGTALIWITHDLSVVAGLADTLAVMYAGRIVEQGAVDAVLDAPQHPYTAGLIGSLPSLNKRGQRLRQIPGMTPNLLAMPAGCAFASRCAHASAACAERPEMTQILPGRLVRCFHPGAALQKEMV, from the coding sequence GTGTCTTCCCCGTCTTCCGCCGCGTCGTCCCCACTGACGCTCGAAGTGCGCAATCTGCGCACGCAGTTCGTCACGCGCGCGGGCACATTGCCCGCTGTCGACGACGTGTCGTTCTCGTTGACGCCGGGCCACATCATGGGCCTCGTGGGCGAGTCGGGCTCGGGCAAGTCGGTGACCGGCTTCTCGATCATGGGACTGGTCGACGCTCCGGGGCGCATCGTGGGTGGCGAAGTCCTGTTCCAGGGCCGCGACCTCACGAAAATGGCGCCCGCCGAGTTGCGTCACCTGCAAGGCAATCGCATCGCGATGATCTTCCAGGACCCCATGATGACGCTCAACCCGGTGCTGCGCGTCGACGCGCAAATGATCGAGGCCGTGCGCGCTCACCAGAAAGTATCGAAGGCGCAGGCACGCGAGCTCGCGCGAGACACGCTCGGCATGATGGGCATTCCGAGCCCCGACGAGCGTCTGCGCGCCTATCCCCACCAGCTCTCGGGTGGCATGCGCCAGCGGGTGGCGATCGCCATCGCCATGTTGCATCGCCCCGATCTGATCATCGCCGACGAACCGACCACGGCGCTGGACGTGACTATCCAGGCGCAGATTCTCTCCGAAGTCCAAAAGCTCGCGCGCCAGCACGGCACGGCGCTCATCTGGATCACGCACGATCTGTCGGTGGTCGCCGGGCTGGCCGATACGCTCGCCGTGATGTACGCGGGACGCATCGTCGAGCAGGGCGCGGTCGACGCCGTGCTCGACGCTCCGCAGCACCCCTACACCGCGGGCCTCATCGGCAGCCTGCCCAGCCTGAACAAACGCGGCCAGCGTTTGCGCCAGATTCCCGGCATGACGCCGAACCTCCTTGCCATGCCGGCCGGATGCGCCTTTGCGTCGCGATGCGCGCATGCGAGCGCGGCGTGCGCCGAGCGTCCCGAGATGACACAGATACTGCCGGGGCGTCTCGTACGCTGCTTCCATCCGGGCGCCGCGCTGCAAAAGGAGATGGTATGA
- a CDS encoding GGDEF domain-containing protein has product MLTTSLLAITSLLSFMMLLIVGSLLRSRVAGVREWCLANLAVLVSLPLFALRGVVPDFLSIPTANVALAGGLLLYYAGCARFLGRPPHWRVLAALLAGLCAVMVLWRYGFDSPQVRVVAVSAFHASILLAIAVMILRHVPPRRPPYHYWLTAGLATAFALGHIVRGLVFGLTPAPGPDLFAQTAFNAVMLVIGSIVMPAMTMGSVLMIHDAMLATAEEAANRDYLTGALSRKHFDLLARQEMARALSRSLPLSIVVIDLDHFKQINDTHGHAGGDTVLREFVKLVRDALREGDVFGRLGGEEFAVLLPGTDTHGAIRIAERLRTQASRHLVAGPFGVCHYTLSGGVATWHAHESLEAFCARADRALYAAKISGRNLVLSDVLPSDETAPEAG; this is encoded by the coding sequence ATGTTGACGACCTCTTTGCTTGCGATCACTTCACTGCTCAGCTTCATGATGTTGCTGATCGTGGGCTCGCTGCTACGTTCACGCGTGGCAGGTGTACGCGAATGGTGCCTGGCCAACCTCGCCGTGCTCGTCTCCCTTCCATTGTTCGCGCTGCGCGGCGTGGTGCCCGATTTTCTCTCGATTCCCACGGCCAACGTGGCGCTGGCAGGGGGGCTGCTCCTCTATTACGCCGGGTGCGCTCGTTTCCTTGGTCGGCCACCGCACTGGCGGGTCCTGGCGGCTTTGCTTGCCGGGCTTTGCGCGGTGATGGTGCTCTGGCGCTACGGCTTCGACAGTCCGCAGGTCCGCGTGGTGGCGGTCTCGGCCTTCCATGCGTCGATCCTGCTGGCCATCGCCGTCATGATCCTCCGGCATGTGCCGCCGCGCCGCCCGCCTTACCACTATTGGCTGACGGCCGGACTGGCCACCGCGTTCGCGCTCGGGCACATCGTGCGCGGCCTGGTGTTCGGGCTCACGCCCGCGCCCGGCCCCGATCTGTTCGCGCAAACCGCATTCAATGCCGTCATGCTCGTCATCGGCTCGATCGTCATGCCGGCCATGACGATGGGCTCGGTGCTGATGATTCACGATGCCATGCTCGCCACCGCCGAGGAGGCCGCCAATCGCGACTACCTGACAGGCGCGCTCTCACGCAAGCACTTTGACCTGCTGGCACGTCAGGAAATGGCGAGGGCGCTCTCGCGCAGCCTGCCGCTGTCGATCGTGGTGATCGATCTCGATCACTTCAAGCAGATCAACGACACGCATGGCCACGCAGGTGGCGACACGGTGCTGCGCGAATTCGTGAAGCTGGTGCGCGACGCCCTGCGCGAAGGCGATGTGTTCGGGCGTCTGGGAGGCGAGGAATTCGCGGTACTGCTGCCGGGCACCGATACGCACGGCGCCATTCGCATCGCCGAACGCTTGCGCACGCAGGCAAGCCGGCATCTGGTGGCGGGTCCCTTCGGCGTATGCCATTACACGCTGAGCGGTGGCGTCGCGACGTGGCACGCACATGAAAGCCTCGAGGCCTTTTGCGCACGGGCGGACCGGGCCCTGTACGCCGCCAAGATCTCAGGGCGCAACCTCGTGCTCTCCGACGTGTTGCCGAGCGACGAGACCGCGCCCGAAGCCGGTTGA
- a CDS encoding ABC transporter permease → MTAWILRRLLQAVFVVWVMTLIVFIGLHAIGNPVDILIGQDVDQVDRARIIAQLGLDQPLWRQYLSFLGGALHGELGNSFVYNVPAIQLILQRLPATLELAFAALMLAVCIGIPLGLFAGLYPRNPISKLLMTGSIVGFSLPTFWVGLMLIMFFSVHLGVLPASGRGETVSVFGVEWSFLTADGLRHLILPALNLSLFKISLVLRLTRAGVTEVLPQDFVKFARAKGLSPLRVVLVHVLRNTLIPLVTVIGLEFGSTIAFAVVTESVFAWPGAGKLILDSINSLDRPVIVAYLIVVVCLFVSLNLIVDVLYKWLDPRVRVEAAA, encoded by the coding sequence ATGACGGCGTGGATTCTGCGCCGCCTGCTCCAGGCGGTGTTCGTGGTGTGGGTGATGACGCTGATCGTCTTCATCGGTCTGCACGCGATCGGCAACCCGGTCGACATCCTGATCGGTCAGGACGTCGATCAGGTCGATCGCGCGCGCATCATCGCGCAACTGGGCCTCGACCAGCCGCTGTGGCGCCAGTACCTGTCGTTCCTCGGCGGCGCGCTGCATGGCGAGCTCGGCAACAGCTTCGTCTATAACGTGCCGGCCATCCAGCTGATTCTGCAACGCCTGCCCGCCACGCTGGAGCTCGCCTTCGCCGCCCTCATGCTCGCGGTGTGCATCGGGATTCCGCTCGGCCTGTTTGCCGGCCTTTATCCGCGCAACCCGATCTCGAAGCTGCTCATGACCGGCAGCATCGTGGGGTTTTCGCTGCCCACGTTCTGGGTCGGCCTCATGCTCATCATGTTTTTCTCGGTGCATCTGGGCGTGTTGCCCGCGAGCGGCCGGGGCGAGACGGTGAGCGTATTCGGTGTCGAGTGGTCGTTTCTCACGGCCGACGGGCTGCGTCACCTGATTTTGCCCGCGCTCAATCTGTCGCTGTTCAAGATTTCGCTCGTGCTGCGCCTCACCCGCGCCGGAGTGACCGAAGTGCTGCCGCAGGACTTCGTGAAATTCGCGCGCGCCAAGGGCCTGTCGCCGCTGCGCGTGGTGCTCGTGCACGTGCTGCGCAACACGCTGATTCCGCTGGTGACGGTGATCGGCCTGGAGTTCGGCTCGACGATCGCCTTCGCCGTGGTGACCGAAAGCGTGTTCGCCTGGCCCGGCGCGGGCAAGCTCATTCTCGACAGCATCAACTCGCTCGATCGCCCCGTGATCGTGGCGTATCTCATCGTCGTGGTGTGCCTGTTCGTGTCGCTCAATCTGATCGTGGACGTGCTCTACAAATGGCTCGATCCGCGAGTGCGCGTGGAGGCCGCCGCCTGA